agATAGGGCAGCAACTAGATTTCCTGTTCCTTGTTTGTGAATTCTCCGGTGTGCATCAAAACAGATTCTTAATAAATAGTGCATAAGTTCGGGAACACAAATATATAAGTCCTTTTAAACTCGAGTGGAAGTGTAAATTCACGTTCAAATTTGGGCAAAAGTTGCTGGCTAGATCAGCTTTCAAGACAACCATGCATACTTTATTGAAAACATAAATTGGACGGTGACTTTATCGCATGAATACGACAGGAACGTTACCAAGCATTGGCAATTAAATTACAGTAAACCCGCAATTCAAGATTGTTAACAGCCgtgcaattaagaaaaaaataattgtaGTTACATAAAAACTTGAAAACTATATGATTTATCAAATCCGTATTATTTTTCAATAATCAACCATATCCTGCTCTGATATTACTTAATGCTCTGATATTACTTGTTAAGGTAGTTGTTTATATTTAAActttggtgaaaaccatcacctattaaaTCTTAAATCTATATGGTGATTAttagaaataaattaacagtaAAATTGCGCAAGCATACCTGGATTTGTGTTGACAAACTGGTGCTTGAATTTCTAGAAATTTTGAGGTGATCTTTCAGGACAACAAGTATTTGCCAATCTTTGAGAGACCCCTTTAATTTCTTTCTGGTATCTTTCGTAATTTCTCTTTGGTATCTTTTTTGACGATGTGATATCAGGAAAGAGCTTTTTTGTGGTACTAGAAAATACGACAATAAGGATTCCGTATAacttggggaccataaccctatttatagataacaCTCATGTTACTCTTTGGATTCCTATTTTAGtccatcatagaaataggaaATACTTTTAAATCTCTATACATTAAAGGCACACATCCTATTATATACTTTAAAGGCCAAattatatttgatcactttaattggattTAACTTTATTTGATAGTTTGCAAtatataattattcacatataaatcCAACATTGGATTAGGGATCCAACATTAGAAACCTAACCTAGGTGAAGATGAGGAAACTTGAGGTCTTGATCTTGTAAGAGTACTCTGAGGTACTTAAGAAAGTCTTCATATTCTGGTctcatttgttcatttttttcattttttcctagtTCATAATCAGTATCCAAGGCATCGGTTAGGCAGATATCATGTCATGATCACAGATATTGTTGATGAAAGACCAGATCGTTTCATTTCTTAACCACTAAATCATGCAAATATATGAGGTCACTCAAGTGAAAGCAGAGAAGATTATATCGGCCTCTTGGGGTATATTTTGGGGTGTACTAGAATTGAACCAAATGAACAAAGTCATGCAAGTTGATAGGAATTCAACACTGAAATTGATTGCCCAGAAATTGAAGCTCTTATTTGTCTCATACAGaaccatttttatcaaaaaaaaatgaaggattaacGATTGATACCTCACAAAATCATTTCTGAATTGCAATTCAGAAACTGAAATTCCTAAACTTCCATCTACGGAACAGAAAACAAAAGCACTAGACGTATCAAAAGTCGACCTCCAGATTGCAGAAAATATCAAAAGCATGCTTCTATTGTTCAGAATCCACTGAATTACTAACCATTAATTCAATTCTTATCCTCGGGAGTCAGAAACAGCCTCATTCTTCGAATAGGAGTCCTCAAGTACCATTCCACCTCAATTTTCTTGGGCGAAAGTTCGCGGTACTTTGCAAATTGCTCTCTAGCTTCTTTCTTCCTATGAAGCAAAGTACATATCACCCCTTTACAAAAATAAGGCCTATAATCACTAGGATCCTGCCTTTCAAGTTCCTCATAAATCCTCAATGCTTCATCCACATTATTAAGCAAGAATTGTACCTGTGCCAAGAATAGCATAAGCAATCTCTCTTCCTTCCCCTGCTTCTCCTGATCAACCACACCCTCTGATGACTCCCTGATTTTTTCATCTAAGCACTTTACATGTTCCTTAAGTGCAGACAAGTCCACCAACAATGAAATCTCAAACATTGTCAAGACAGAAGGCAGATCACCCTCCGGCAAAATAGGCAACAGAACTTCTATTGCTTCTTGTGTATTCCCCATTTCATTCAATAGTCTTGCAGCAAGAAACGGCCAATCTGTGATTTCTGGCTGAGCTGAGGTTAACTTGTGCAATATATCCAAGcattctttcttcttgctagccTTCAGTTTCTTCTGAAGCAAAGTTTTCAAGGCCTCAATGGCCTCAGGATTCAGTTTCTGATGCAACTCTGATTCCAACACAGCCCCAGTGGCCTCAGAGTTGGATTTCTTTAAGGGTTGAAGAACTTCTTTGAAGACTCCAATGGCATCAGAAATGTTTTGCTGTGATGTTGGAGTTGgtggaaatggaaaaattgcTCTAGCTGGTTTATTGAACTTCCCAAAGGACCCAAACACGGCCACCGCAAAAATGACAGCAGCAGTGGTGGTCTTGAGGGTGGAAATGAAGGGGTTTGGAGTGGAGGAGGAGTTAGAAGAAGCAGAAGAGGCATTGATGATCATCAACTTCTTGCTGTGAAGGGGCTTATAAGAATGAAAATGAATTTGCTTCCTCAATATTGGTAAAGATGGGATTGAAGTTGGCTTGATCATGAGGAAGGATGATGATGCTAGAGTTGAACTTGAGTCCATAGCTTCTCTGGGGGCTTTGGATTGAGGTCTGAGGTTCGGTTATCTGTGAATGTGATGTAAAGTTTTAAGGTTGTGGGTTGGCAGTATGAATTGAGGAAGAAGGGAGGAAGGCAGGACCCAGGAGTGGATCAGCTCAGGAAGGAGGGATTGATTGCTGGATCTTCTAAATTACATTAATAATCAGCATTGCACATTTGTTGCATTAATTAATCAATTATCAATAAGAAATCCTTAAAAGTACTCTTAGCATTGGTGTATATTCCATGATCATGATATAACAATATGGTGAAAGTCTttctttctttacctttttGTTCTTTCAAATTAATCTTTTATGCGCTAACGATGTACACActatgaataaaaaaaaattaatgtaaatttgaatttaaattttaaattttaaatatgtatCAAGTATCTAACCATGATAATATATGCACTATCAATACATATaagattttttttggaaagcaGTACATACAAGATTTACTTTTTCTAATGACAGTTACATGTGCACTTCATATATTTACAACTACAGTTCCTGTAATGGGAGTAAGAAGGGGAAGGGGcagaagggggggggggggagataTTGGTGGGTGACATGTCAATTGACTTACTTTTTTCAATGTTTCGCTTAGTGCTCTGAAGAACATAAGGCTCAGCGTTCGTATACACAAATTTCTCCATTAAGAGGAAGCCTCAGAAGGTACAACAGCTTCCTTAATTTAGAGGTTGTAATTACCATATACTGAAGTTTTAAAGATACCTAATGAGCATTAGATTAGATGGTAATGCACTAATTCATTACACCAAATAACCAATTTGCACATTTTGTGCACTTTACCTCCCTCAACCTATTAAATAAGCATTTTGCCTCCTTGTTTGATTTTTTAAGCTAAAAGTGCTCTTGCTAcattattttgattttcttttgtttatttattcctttatttttttcctttccgttactttcttttcttttttatttttcttttttgtactTCTCTCATGTCACTGTGTCTGTCACTTTTCTGTTAGTGTAACTAATTGTATGCTTATTATACTGTTGcacttttcttttatttataatggcattcttatttttatttatttatttacactATTAGGTAATTCAAGACAACTAAATAGCATGAGAAACTAATATATATCTACCATAATCAAAAGCCTATGTGACTAACAATTTGGCTATCTAAACAAACATCAGCAAACTGAAACTTTAAATTACTTATGCATAACTAACATTAACTTTCTTATAACATTGAATTTGTAATCACTATTACCTCTACtaatgaaaaataagaaaaaggtagaaaaaattaaagaataagttaaaagagaataaaaataatatatagctaataatagaaaagaaaagaaagtagttgattaatgtgacagccccaccttcccctagggcgtactccaagggttagcgaactgtctgcccaactctcgccggaactACTAAGTCGAAACACACGTAAACCCTACTGAACGTGCAATAGAATTTCGATTCTTTCCAACAGATACAGGAAAAGTACACATAGTTGGAGAAACATGCATTTCAATTAATATGTGTAACCATACGCTTGCATAAATATAGACATTGGAGTCTTTACAAAGCCAAAATACAGTTAGGGTTTACTATTACAGAGAAGCTTAACAAAAGAATAGCTATAACTAGTTCTactctttttttcaaaatcatggTTCCAAAATATtattccctgtaaggaaaacaaagataataggggtgagcttacgctcaatgaggtaccacaagTACAAGCAGCCAAGAATTACAAAAGTACAATTGTACTCAATCAAATATAGCCATCAAATATAGAAGAATGAACACAACAgataaacaaaaagtaaaaggatacagatggctctcaagtgccaatttcctcttttgcatcaccagagcttgattgAGTAGTAGTTgatactccgtcaactttcaaggaagtaaccagtccagtagagcaccactttacaccaaattccgtccaccaa
This portion of the Coffea eugenioides isolate CCC68of chromosome 11, Ceug_1.0, whole genome shotgun sequence genome encodes:
- the LOC113752163 gene encoding protein SLOW GREEN 1, chloroplastic-like, with the translated sequence MDSSSTLASSSFLMIKPTSIPSLPILRKQIHFHSYKPLHSKKLMIINASSASSNSSSTPNPFISTLKTTTAAVIFAVAVFGSFGKFNKPARAIFPFPPTPTSQQNISDAIGVFKEVLQPLKKSNSEATGAVLESELHQKLNPEAIEALKTLLQKKLKASKKKECLDILHKLTSAQPEITDWPFLAARLLNEMGNTQEAIEVLLPILPEGDLPSVLTMFEISLLVDLSALKEHVKCLDEKIRESSEGVVDQEKQGKEERLLMLFLAQVQFLLNNVDEALRIYEELERQDPSDYRPYFCKGVICTLLHRKKEAREQFAKYRELSPKKIEVEWYLRTPIRRMRLFLTPEDKN